In the Acropora muricata isolate sample 2 chromosome 1, ASM3666990v1, whole genome shotgun sequence genome, one interval contains:
- the LOC136913174 gene encoding uncharacterized protein, with product MDPERRALSSRSPATRYEVLLVEDYSKKGLCEEQMATCFHVFDEVIQCVGVYKIVLKMLRDKLYDAVYSNEYTTVPPKKTMSKTSYIQRIPYFVLVNRIFEERDKTADELRANITALENNLNEKGKQLDECNQSNRELKKSLKESSDKIYEMEIELENKSLEQRKLEASIQYEQLTQQATKDRYERRISGLKNELTQAKDRNNFLEKFKEGYDSLEAAFNDSVTIDKNPQKPVVLTRKAQIIQEIASAKLLEEQLLTMQNTVIEEFDSYLEETKATPNSNVDLKSNGSRSNLRVTPDDEYEARVKQEENLHKIKMRFKKSIDDVKNEFQLIEIQKSILEDQLAQLEEEANAVEKEAAKKTDRKKSLFHIDRERDNKPAEPDDDGEMDFVKIMNSAHHQDPFIPHEKILSKYAAMIYYSCNQGKNYHEFKDARYCPSCGETTLFCPHKVTDHKVLSLPHNCTHVKIVRPTVHIVQEGSHTDPMPKTPESVHPLSVRPSSTLSFEEASILQAQQHLTTSYKFLWDDYYSRTSSRRQIPRLLSEDRVLSIIEQFYSFLIWQDDYAVEDEQIVSVTETMYSFFHERYLVPEVTYLAVYDFIASVVKFAPDNNTIQLFAQSMCGSIDPVVIRYILLINDFIDMIEWVAVKDIRTFAKILYPFMNEEDIEQFSMGYTSFSENKISKDLVSQYFLYIMLKYREPRFQEIEIKLLQQPGRRPGFMTDIEYAEAVDNICPLASERLRRRLFVESAAHMGSTDDSVSVMRLAQITGYLILLQLMPVIKDSVAQKIEAARPVVKGDLKDSPEIINNATETFSYQTTTTARAIAAENAKRSRTRQLQRIEEYQCE from the exons ATGGATCCCGAAAGAAGAGCCTTATCCTCTCGATCACCTGCTACAAGGTATGAAGTCCTTCTTGTGGAGGACTATTCGAAAAAAGGACTTTGTGAAGAGCAAATGGCCACTTGCTTCCATGTTTTCGACGAAGTTATCCAATGTGTTGGAGTGTATAAAATAGTCTTAAAGATGCTGCGAGATAAACTGTACGACGCTGTTTATAGTAACGAATATACAACTGTGCCCCCCAAAAAGACAATGAGCAAAACCTCTTACATCCAACGCATTCCTTACTTTGTTCTTGTCAACCGCATTTTTGAGGAACGTGATAAAACTGCAGACGAGTTGCGTGCAAATATCACCGCACTGGAAAATAATCTCAACGAAAAAGGCAAACAGCTTGACGAATGTAATCAGAGCAACCGTGAGCTGAAGAAATCCCTGAAGGAAAGCAGTGATAAGATTTATGAAATGGAGATTGAATTGGAAAACAAGAGTTTGGAACAAAGAAAACTGGAGGCTTCCATACAATATGAACAATTGACACAACAGGCGACCAAAGATAG ATATGAAAGGCGCATTTCTGGTCTTAAAAATGAGCTCACTCAAGCCAAAGATAGAAATAATTTCCTGGAAAAGTTCAAAGAGGGTTATGATTCCCTAGAGGCAGCTTTTAATGATTCTGTAACAATTGACAAGAATCCTCAGAAACCTGTTGTTTTGACAAGAAAAGCTCAAATCATACAAGAAATTGCTTCAGCAAAACTTTTAGAAGAACAACTGTTAACAATGCAGAATACCGTTATTGAAGAGTTTGATTCTTATCTAGAGGAGACAAAAGCTACTCCCAATTCTAATGTAGATTTGAAGAGCAATGGAAGCAGAAGTAACCTCCGTGTTACTCCAGATGATGAATACGAGGCCAGagtaaaacaagaagaaaatcTGCATAAGATTAAGATGAGATTTAAGAAGAGTATAGATGATGTCAAAAATGAATTCCAGCTGATTGAAATTCAAAAATCCATTCTTGAAGATCAGTTAGCACAGCTTGAGGAGGAAGCCAATGCAGTGGAAAAAGAGGCTGCGAAGAAAACAGATAGAAAGAAGAGCCTTTTCCACATTGATAGAGAGAGAGATAACAAGCCAGCTGAGCCAGATGATGATGGAGAGATGGACTTTGTGAAGATCATGAACAGTGCACACCATCAAGATCCATTTATTCCTCATGAGAAAATACTCAGCAAGTATGCAGCAATGATATACTATTCCTGCAACCAAGGAAAAAACTATCATGAGTTCAAAGATGCACGGTATTGCCCAAGCTGTGGAGAGACAACCTTATTCTGTCCACACAAAGTGACAGATCATAAAGTCTTGTCCTTACCACATAACTGCACTCATGTCAAAATCGTGAGGCCAACAGTACATATAGTACAAGAAGGAAGTCATACTGATCCCATGCCAAAAACCCCAGAAAGTGTTCATCCTCTGTCAGTAAGACCAAGTAGTACTTTGTCCTTTGAGGAAGCCTCAATCTTACAAGCTCAACAACATCTTACAACATCATACAAGTTTCTTTGGGATGATTATTATTCTCGCACATCCAGCCGCAGACAAATCCCAAGGTTGCTCTCTGAGGATCGGGTGCTGTCTATCATAGAACAGTTCTACTCGTTCTTAATATGGCAAGATGACTATGCAGTTGAAGATGAGCAGATTGTATCTGTCACTGAAACTATGTATTCTTTCTTCCATGAGCGCTATCTTGTTCCTGAAGTCACTTATCTCGCTGTTTATGATTTCATTGCAAGTGTTGTCAAATTTGCACCAGACAACAACACCATTCAGCTTTTTGCTCAATCTATGTGTGGCAGCATTGACCCTGTTGTGATCCGTTACATACtacttatcaatgatttcatagATATGATTGAGTGGGTTGCTGTTAAAGACATCAGGACATTTGCTAAAATTCTTTATCCCTTCATGAACGAAGAAGATATTGAACAGTTCTCTATGGGCTACACTTCTTTCAGCGAGAATAAGATTTCCAAAGATTTAGTCTCACAgtattttctttacattatGCTTAAGTACAGAGAACCTCGCTTTCAAGAGATTGAAATCAAGCTCTTGCAACAGCCAGGACGCAGACCAGGTTTCATGACTGACATTGAATATGCAGAAGCAGTGGACAACATCTGCCCTCTGGCATCAGAGCGCTTGAGGAGACGTCTGTTTGTTGAATCTGCTGCACACATGGGAAGCACAGATGATTCAGTGTCAGTTATGCGTCTAGCACAGATCACTGGATACCTGATCCTCTTACAGTTAATGCCAGTCATTAAAGACTCTGTCGCTCAAAAGATTGAGGCTGCCCGGCCTGTTGTTAAAGGAGATCTCAAAGATTCACctgaaattattaataatgcTACTGAGACTTTCAGCTATCAAACCACCACTACTGCACGTGCAATAGCAGCAGAGAATGCAAAGCGCTCAAGGACAAGGCAACTTCAACGGATAGAAGAATATCAGTGTGAATAA
- the LOC136913670 gene encoding mediator of RNA polymerase II transcription subunit 4-like isoform X1, whose amino-acid sequence MAAAFPRERSTKEVINSILDDYEKLAKELFESLSAASLYRTTKQDADCGQTSKVVDRLIEKEKELQVAIKQVQEQQARQQEIHMMKEEISKKDQEILNLESQLKEAEKILSSALFQAKKKLSAVNQANKGTVSSEELIKYAHRISSSNAVEAPISWMPGDPRRPYPQDIEMRSGWLGRRMEGIAMETGQPISDSNLQEIMQSSALSVGVDANSGINHTNGQASAYSWQGSLSGGPTPLQLGASSGLELPLGKDVTNGRQDQGVDEVEFMSSSPSSSSSDSP is encoded by the exons ATGGCGGCGGCTTTTCCACGAGAAAGAAGCACAAAAGAAGTAATAAATTCCATTCTGGATGACTATGAAAAGCTGGCAAA GGAATTATTCGAAAGCCTGTCAGCTGCTTCATTGTACCGAACAACAAAGCAAGATGCAGATTGTGGGCAAACATCAAAG GTTGTTGACCGGCTtattgaaaaagagaaagagctGCAGGTGGCAATCAAACAGGTACAAGAGCAGCAAGCCAGACAGCAAGAGATCCACATGATGAAGGAGGAAATTTCAAAGAAAGATCAAGAGATCCTTAATCTTGAATCTCAGCTGAAGGAAGCTGAAAAAATTTTA TCTTCAGCTTTGTtccaagcaaagaaaaagttgTCTGCTGTAAACCAGGCCAACAAAG GAACAGTTTCATCTGAGGAACTTATTAAATATGCTCATCGAATCAGTAGTAGTAATGCTGTGGAAGCTCCTATATCATGGATGCCAG GTGACCCTCGCAGGCCATATCCACAAGACATTGAGATGCGATCAGGATGGCTTGGGAGACGTATGGAAGGCATTGCCATGGAAACTGGTCAACCAATCAGTGACTCAAATCTACAAGAAATAATGCAGTCGTCTGCATTATCTGTGGGTGTGGACGCAAATAGTGGAATAA ATCACACAAATGGTCAAGCCTCTGCATATTCTTGGCAAGGCAGTCTTTCTGGAGGACCCACCCCCCTTCAG CTTGGAGCTTCCTCTGGCTTGGAGCTTCCTCTTGGCAAGGACGTAACAAATGGAAGACAAGATCAGGGTGTTGATGAAGTAGAGTTTATGTCATCATCTCCTTCATCATCATCCAGCGACAGTCCTTAA
- the LOC136913593 gene encoding transcription initiation factor TFIID subunit 9B-like, with translation MADKAENNEPSEGNLPAKSTPKDALVMGAILKEMGINEYEPKVINQMLEYTYRYITTVLEDAIVYSKHAGKKDVDADDVQLAIQSRLDHSYTNPPPREFLIEIARQKNRHPLPQIQTKSGLRLPPDRYCLTSTNYKVKSQKKHSQVRSNPVVARTISQSSLATPIKATPAITVKMQTSTPVTPTAGTVMKNVTTPTAVTSISAGGLTIKKQKLDSTSTFTPQVSAPVTLGTVVPKIKTEAVTAPGVPSQQKAPPPTLLVSQATAIPASMLTVSALPSMDETVASTQQPLITPLKHKLEDEDDDYDS, from the exons ATGGCGGACAAAGCAGAAAACAATGAGCCGAGTGAAGGAAATTTGCCGGCAAAAAGTACCCCTAAAGATGCTTTGGTGATGGGAGCTATATTGAAAGAAATGGGAATCAATGAATATGAGCCCAAAGTTATCAATCAAATGCTGGAATACACCTATC GATACATTACAACTGTTTTGGAGGATGCTATTGTTTATTCCAAGCATGCTGGCAAGAAAGATGTCGATGCAGACGATGTGCAGCTAGCCATCCAATCAAGACTCGACCATTCATATACAAACCCTCCACCAAGAGAG TTTCTCATTGAGATTGCTCGTCAAAAGAATCGCCACCCTTTACCTCAGATTCAGACAAAAAGTGGCTTGCGTCTTCCACCTGATAGATACTGCCTCACATCTACAAATTACAAGGTTAAGTCACAGAAAAAG CATTCTCAAGTACGTTCTAATCCTGTTGTGGCCCGCACAATTTCGCAGTCGTCTTTGGCTACACCCATCAAAGCCACACCAGCTATTACTGTCAAGATGCAAACTTCTACTCCAGTCACTCCAACTGCAGGAACGGTTATGAAGAATGTGACAACACCAACTGCTGTGACCTCTATTAGTGCAGGTGGcctaacaataaaaaaacaaaagcttgaCAGCACAAGTACATTCACACCACAGGTATCAGCACCTGTAACTTTAGGGACTGTGGTGCCAAAG ATAAAAACAGAGGCTGTCACTGCTCCTGGAGTACCAAGCCAACAAAAAGCACCACCTCCAACCCTACTTGTCTCTCAAGCGACAGCCATCCCTGCCTCCATGTTGACAGTATCAGCTCTTCCAAGCATGGATGAAACAGTAGCGAGTACTCAGCAGCCATTGATTACTCCCCTCAAGCATAAACttgaagatgaagatgatgattaTGACTCATAG
- the LOC136913816 gene encoding large ribosomal subunit protein eL33-like, with protein MADSENEATDSEMPETKRRKKRRGRLYARGVVLGYRRGLRNQQTNTSLIRIEGVTNKKDTAFYIGKRIAWVYRAKTKRLAKGHTKPTNIRMMWGKVIRSHGNSGVVRAKFKRNLPPKAMACPVRVMLYPSRI; from the exons ATGGctgattctgaaaatgaagcTACTGATTCTGAAATGCCGGAAACTAAAAGGCGAAAGAAACGCCGAGGACG cttgtatgcaagGGGTGTTGTCCTTGGTTACAGAAGAGGCTTGAGGAACCAGCAGACCAATACTTCCCTTATTAGGATTGAAGGGGTGACTAACAAGAAGGATACAGCTTTCTATATTGGTAAAAGGATAGCATGGGTGTACCGTGCCAAAACAAAACGGTTGGCAAAAGGACACACAAAACCAACCAATATCCGTATGATGTGGGGCAAAGTCATCAGATCTCATGGAAACAGTGGAGTTGTACGAGCCAAATTCAAAAGGAACCTCCCGCCAAAAGCTATGGCTTGTCCTGTTAGAGTG ATGCTGTACCCTTCAAGAATCTAA
- the LOC136912805 gene encoding early endosome antigen 1-like isoform X4, protein MQKPHGKGERKKRKQKVGVKEVELLLPPSFNERIEPATNTTWKWGVSLPDEVNEGMKSLESSSIFNEDFPPSIHAVGIGTGSNHLGQEFSGISDRISKLLSDYDEMYEDKDQLGYAAMQEQLSGQLAMENLLSDYKSVCSEREELLNSLQDSLDMDEDEILDELEKLNKENLQSVDMEGAQQAIRDTFQNIKSTTKRLQEMNQQMLILTKKGQSNQKLEEEKRQLEKELQMHKKVAVQQRKGILNRRSSVLKDQTQQWKLVAGEMLDILTMVRSAGNLDREALEREFNRILITLNSQTEYIDSLKTDLTKQEEAYKSLEKDRNRLNNDKALVEDQLKSKQQELRFCKQYLRKLLGEKKYDEQEKIKADQEEIDLTSLTGEDDAGTNAILRAQIRDARKLVTKLEEENKELQRKLAAQSSSTGLRVDQKAATLQAATREPTSAADTEAFEVASSHECPRCSSYQVQISNQIQELKNKDNLIERFKKNSKNVTAQLTSTKGASRPETELSFIEKDVQEERLEDPPAPEMEGAAPSELQVSPGNEFSEEEPKVKTKKTTKLTVPKGDSKNRAAKSPRKPKRKKAVKVKEGDKDDQSEKDVKEVEEEEEEDEEEEEEEEEEKDKEEAKEKEKEPTKKDTKRTGYRGKRILVDECREEKAPYVKVREARMLTVANKGTQTSHYDNLTESTTQRNDIGWKPPGRRNPLVETIMAGVTPSEMQQETKAAMSFIKEQADRLCEGISSFVDCGFGIFEQGAKTNRIIAETQLGQNAVERLDSDDVALQLERANIAKALVSTGPRRQSLFANKGRRSSINLERRGTRKHSILPLSDGHRRESREVSVTGQCSTEKEMEEVCVSGNKALEGDNVTGQGRLLESSIKESGEETVNQQTPLQASASSKLETRKRTTEQGPPKVLVNPLFPDQQTTGEADQDLKRNEPLPCTETRVRGGALTSPVQETSDVKQVFDPTFMKSNPWSTLNNFVESIISPPDAGCSQVVNAIKLIVQGSGLLSTEDQIREQIKVTAQHAIDTIQSTAEILNQQLQAEADKYEKSYALLEKQVTRPPAHDVDKRDGPKKDYILFPPIVTQGAGTRVCVAPATAELSPKGMMIIQSSGHRPTETPLPSTSNRMRKRGKLANLSRRQMLLKQKEVKDKQFNLHKRNDLNHAINKKGAQQMNVGVAGLATSTSIGLQYKQRHPIYQGIPLTMSQDFYQPLEASFVALPTPPQAMQIQRAFDHQQIKAEPWKKEVPPTEPAKEIANEQETPTLPGVTTANTVWLRKNSVIPKFSSEKAIRHSFSEHQTKLPHLNISQILKVGQ, encoded by the exons ATGCAAAAGCCGCATGGCAAAGGAGAGCGGAAAAAGCGCAAACAAAAAGTTGGAGTCAAAGAGGTGGAATTATTATTGCCTCCAAGCTTCAATGAAAGGATTGAACCCGCGACCAACACTACTTGGAAATGGGGTGTATCTTTGCCTGATGAAGTGAACGAGGGCATGAAAAGTCTAGAAAGTTCCTCAATATTCAATGAAGACTTTCCACCGTCGATACATGCAGTTGGAATTGGAACAGGCTCAAACCACCTTGGGCAAGAATTTAGTGGTATTTCCGACAGGATATCAAAG ctACTGAGTGATTACGACGAAATGTATGAAGACAAGGACCAACTG GGATATGCGGCAATGCAGGAACAGCTTAGTGGGCAG CTTGCTATGGAGAATCTACTGTCAGATTACAAGTCTGTGTGCAGCGAAAGGGAAGAG CTGCTGAATTCCTTACAAGAT TCACTTGACATGGACGAAGATGAGATACTGGACGAG CTGGaaaaactaaacaaagaaaatctcCAGTCAGTGGATATGGAAGGCGCCCAACAAGCAATCCG AGATACTTTCCAAAATATTAAGTCAACCACGAAAAGGCTTCAAGAGATGAACCAACAGATGCTGATTTTAACGAAAAAGGGCCAAAGCAATCAGAAGCTAGAGGA AGAAAAGCGACAGTTAGAAAAAGAACTGCAAATGCACAAGAAGGTGGCAGTTCAACAAAGGAAGGGCATTTTAAATA GGCGATCAAGCGTTCTTAAAGATCAAACTCAACAATGGAAACTCGTGGCTGGTGAAATGTTGGATATCCTGACAATGGTGCGCAGTGCGGGAAACCTAG ACAGGGAAGCTCTGGAGAGAGAATTCAACCGCATTTTAATAACGCTCAATTCTCAAACCGAATACATTGACAG TTTGAAAACAGACTTGACAAAACAAGAAGAG GCTTACAAAAGCCTTGAAAAAGACAGGAACCGTTTGAACAACGACAAAGCGTTAGTGGAAGATCAACTTAAATcgaaacaacaagagctcaggTTTTGTAAACAG TATCTTCGCAAACTGTTGGGTGAGAAGAAATACGACGAAcaagagaaaatcaaagcagatCAAGAAGAAATTGATCTGACGTCATTAACAGGCGAG GATGATGCGGGAACCAATGCCATTCTGCGGGCTCAAATTAGAGACGCGCGAAAGTTGGTGACTAAGCTGGAGGAA GAAAACAAGGAACTACAAAGAAAGTTGGCCGCACAATCTAGCAGCACAGGATTGCGTGTTGATCAG AAGGCAGCCACTCTGCAAGCCGCAACAAGAGAACCAACAAGTGCTGCTGATACAGAAGCCTTTGAAGTAGCAAGTAGCCATGAGTGTCCTCGATGTTCATCTTACCAAGTACAGATTAGCAACCAGATACAggaattaaaaaacaaagacaatctGATTGAGCGATTCAAAAAGAACTCAAAGAACGTAACGGCACAATTGACATCAACTAAG GGAGCTTCTCGTCCTGAAACAGAATTGTCATTTATAGAGAAAGATGTCCAAGAGGAAAGATTAGAGGACCCACCAGCTCCCGAAATGGAAG GCGCAGCCCCAAGTGAACTCCAGGTGTCCCCTGGAAACGAGTTCAGCGAGGAAGAACCTAAAGTAAAAACGAAGAAGACGACCAAGCTAACAGTGCCAAAGGGTGACTCGAAAAATCGCGCCGCGAAATCACCAAGAAAGCCGAAAAGGAAAAAGGCCGTGAAGGTAAAAGAAGGGGACAAAGACGATCAAAGTGAAAAAGACGTGAAAGAGgtagaagaggaagaagaagaagatgaagaagaagaagaagaagaagaagaagaaaaagataaaGAGGAAgctaaagaaaaagagaaagaacccACGAAAAAGGATACAAAACGAACGGGATACAGAGGAAAAAGGATTTTGGTGGATGAGTGCAGGGAGGAGAAGGCACCTTATGTGAAAGTCAGAGAGGCACGGATGTTGACGGTGGCAAATAAA GGAACTCAGACAAGTCATTATGATAACCTAACTGAAAGCACCACTCAAAGGAACGATATTGGTTGGAAACCACCGGGTAGGAGAAACCCGCTGGTTGAAACTATCATGGCAGGAGTTACACCAAGTGAAATGCAACAGGAAACAAAGGCCGCAATGTCATTTATAAAGGAGCAG GCAGACAGGTTGTGCGAAGGCATCTCAAGTTTTGTGGATTGTGGATTTGGTATCTTTGAGCAAGGAG CAAAAACAAACCGGATCATTGCTGAGACGCAGCTCGGTCAAAATGCTGTGGAAAGGCTGGACTCTGATGATGTGGCCTTGCAG TTGGAAAGAGCCAACATTGCCAAAGCTTTAGTGTCTACTGGTCCCCGGAGACAGAGTTTATTTGCAAACAAAGGGCGTCGCTCATCCATAAACTTGGAGCGTAGAGGAACACGGAAACACTCCATATTGCCTCTTTCTGATGGTCATCGTCGGGAATCGAGGGAAGTTAGTGTAACAGGACAGTGTAGTACAGAAAAGGAGATGGAAGAGGTTTGCGTTTCAGGCAATAAGGCATTGGAAGGCGATAACGTAACAGGTCAGGGTAGACTCCTCGAAAGCAGCATTAAGGAATCAGGAGAAGAAACCGTGAACCAACAGACGCCGCTTCAAGCAAGTGCCAGCAGCAAATTAGAAACCAGGAAGAGAACGACAGAGCAAGGCCCTCCCAAAGTCCTGGTCAACCCTCTTTTCCCTGATCAGCAAACCACTGGGGAAGCAGACCAGgatttaaaaagaaatgaacCTCTTCCCTGCACAGAAACAAGGGTCAGAGGTGGAGCTTTAACGTCACCTGTCCAGGAAACCTCTGATGTCAAGCAAGTTTTCGACCCGACTTTCATGAAGAGTAACCCTTGGTCTACACTGAATAATTTTGTCGAATCAATAATTTCTCCCCCTGACGCAGGCTGCTCTCAGGTGGTGAACGCGATCAAACTTATTGTTCAAGGGTCTGGGCTTCTATCAACTGAGGATCAAATCAGGGAGCAGATCAAAGTCACTGCTCAACATGCCATTGACA CAATCCAATCGACAGCTGAAATTTTAAATCAGCAATTACAAGCAGAG GCTGACAAGTACGAAAAGAGTTATGCTTTATTAGAG AAACAAGTGACACGTCCTCCTGCTCACGATGTGGACAAGCGAGATGGTCCTAAGAAG GACTACATTTTGTTCCCGCCTATCGTTACCCAAGGCGCTGGAACACGTGTATGCGTGGCGCCTGCGACCGCTGAACTGTCACCGAAGGGAATGATGATAATACAAAGTTCCGGCCACAGACCAACAGAAACTCCTCTACCATCGACATCCAATAGAATGAGGAAACGAGGAAAACTGGCGAATCTTTCACGGCGACAAATGCTGTTAAAGCAGAAAGAAGTGAAGGACAAGCAGTTCAATCTTCATAAAAGAAATGATTTGAATCACGCGATCAATAAAAAGGGAGCACAACAAATGAATGTTGGTGTAGCAGGTTTGGCCACAAG CACAAGCATCGGTCTGCAGTACAAGCAGCGTCATCCCATTTATCAAGGCATTCCATTAACTATGTCACAGGATTTCTACCAACCCCTGGAGGCATCTTTTGTAGCACTGCCAACCCCACCCCAAGCAATGCAAATTCAAAGagcatttgatcatcaacaaATAAAGGCAGAGCCTTGGAAGAAAGAAGTTCCCCCTACAGAACCAGCCAAAGAGATTGCTAATGAACAAGAGACTCCAACATTACCG GGTGTGACAACAGCCAATACAGTTTGGCTGAGAAAAAATTCAGTTATTCCAAAGTTCTCTTCAGAAAAGGCTATAAGACACTCCTTCTCAGAACACCAAACAAAGCTTCCACATCTGAATATAAGTCAGATCCTAAAGGTTGGACAGTGA
- the LOC136913670 gene encoding mediator of RNA polymerase II transcription subunit 4-like isoform X2, with protein MELFESLSAASLYRTTKQDADCGQTSKVVDRLIEKEKELQVAIKQVQEQQARQQEIHMMKEEISKKDQEILNLESQLKEAEKILSSALFQAKKKLSAVNQANKGTVSSEELIKYAHRISSSNAVEAPISWMPGDPRRPYPQDIEMRSGWLGRRMEGIAMETGQPISDSNLQEIMQSSALSVGVDANSGINHTNGQASAYSWQGSLSGGPTPLQLGASSGLELPLGKDVTNGRQDQGVDEVEFMSSSPSSSSSDSP; from the exons AT GGAATTATTCGAAAGCCTGTCAGCTGCTTCATTGTACCGAACAACAAAGCAAGATGCAGATTGTGGGCAAACATCAAAG GTTGTTGACCGGCTtattgaaaaagagaaagagctGCAGGTGGCAATCAAACAGGTACAAGAGCAGCAAGCCAGACAGCAAGAGATCCACATGATGAAGGAGGAAATTTCAAAGAAAGATCAAGAGATCCTTAATCTTGAATCTCAGCTGAAGGAAGCTGAAAAAATTTTA TCTTCAGCTTTGTtccaagcaaagaaaaagttgTCTGCTGTAAACCAGGCCAACAAAG GAACAGTTTCATCTGAGGAACTTATTAAATATGCTCATCGAATCAGTAGTAGTAATGCTGTGGAAGCTCCTATATCATGGATGCCAG GTGACCCTCGCAGGCCATATCCACAAGACATTGAGATGCGATCAGGATGGCTTGGGAGACGTATGGAAGGCATTGCCATGGAAACTGGTCAACCAATCAGTGACTCAAATCTACAAGAAATAATGCAGTCGTCTGCATTATCTGTGGGTGTGGACGCAAATAGTGGAATAA ATCACACAAATGGTCAAGCCTCTGCATATTCTTGGCAAGGCAGTCTTTCTGGAGGACCCACCCCCCTTCAG CTTGGAGCTTCCTCTGGCTTGGAGCTTCCTCTTGGCAAGGACGTAACAAATGGAAGACAAGATCAGGGTGTTGATGAAGTAGAGTTTATGTCATCATCTCCTTCATCATCATCCAGCGACAGTCCTTAA